The following coding sequences lie in one Benincasa hispida cultivar B227 chromosome 6, ASM972705v1, whole genome shotgun sequence genomic window:
- the LOC120079880 gene encoding inactive LRR receptor-like serine/threonine-protein kinase BIR2 produces the protein MKIFIFFLKWVSLNHHHLLLLLLLLCVSPSFSVVPEDDIRCLRGVKNALVDPLGRLSSWDFKNTSVGHLCNKFVGLSCWNDRENRILSLELKDMKLSGSISEDLQYCVSLQKLDLSGNSFAGAIPPHICEWLPYLVSMDLSNNQFTGSIPADLAKCSYLNSLILSDNELSGTIPVELTSLGRLNKFSVANNQLTGTIPSFFDKFGKEDFDGNSDLCGGPVGSSCGGLSKKNLAIIIAAGVFGAAASLLLGFGLWWWYHSRMNMKRRRGYGDGISGDWADRLRAYKLVQVSLFQKPLVKVKLADLMAATNNFNPENIIVSSRTGTTYRAVLPDGSVLAIKRLNTCKLGEKLFRMEMNRLGSIRHPNLTPLLGFCVVEEEKLLVYKYMSNGTLSSLLHGNDEILDWPTRFRIGLGAARGLAWLHHGCQPPFMHQNICSSVILVDEDYDARIMDFGLAKLMASDSHDSSFVNGDLGELGYVAPEYPSTMIASLKGDVYGFGVVLLELITGQKPLEVTKAEEGYKGNLVDWVNQLSMSGRIKDVIDKDLCGKGNDEEILQFLKITMNCIVSRPKDRWSMYQVYQSMRAMAKDYSFPEPDDEFPLLLGKGDNEPM, from the coding sequence atgaagatcttcattttcttcctcaaaTGGGTTTCTCTcaatcatcatcatcttcttcttcttcttcttctactttgtGTTTCTCCATCTTTTTCTGTAGTTCCAGAAGACGATATAAGGTGCCTTCGTGGGGTTAAGAATGCGCTCGTTGATCCTCTTGGAAGGCTCAGTTCATGGGATTTCAAGAACACTTCCGTTGGTCATCTCTGCAACAAATTCGTCGGTCTTTCCTGCTGGAACGACCGTGAGAATCGCattctcagccttgaactcAAAGATATGAAGCTTTCCGGTTCGATTTCTGAAGACTTGCAGTACTGTGTAAGCTTGCAGAAACTGGATCTGTCCGGCAATAGCTTTGCCGGCGCGATCCCGCCGCATATTTGTGAGTGGCTTCCGTATTTGGTTAGTATGGATTTGTCTAACAATCAATTTACCGGTTCTATTCCGGCTGATCTTGCTAAATGTTCTTATCTGAATTCGTTGATTTTGTCCGATAATGAGCTGTCTGGTACAATACCAGTTGAGCTCACGAGTTTGGGTAGGCTTAATAAATTTTCTGTTGCGAACAATCAACTCACTGGTACGATTCCCTCATTTTTTGATAAATTTGGGAAGGAAGATTTTGATGGGAACAGTGATTTATGTGGAGGGCCTGTTGGATCTAGTTGTGGTGGGTTGAGCAAGAAGAATCTTGCGATTATTATAGCTGCTGGTGTGTTTGGTGCTGCGGCTTCTCTGTTATTAGGTTTTGGGTTATGGTGGTGGTATCACTCTAGAATGAACATGAAGAGAAGAAGGGGATATGGGGATGGGATTAGTGGGGATTGGGCTGATAGATTGAGAGCTTATAAGCTTGTTCAAGTTTCCTTGTTTCAAAAGCCTCTTGTGAAAGTTAAATTGGCTGATCTGATGGCTGCTACTAACAATTTCAATCCAGAAAACATTATAGTTTCTTCTAGAACTGGGACTACTTATAGAGCTGTTCTACCAGATGGCTCTGTGCTTGCTATAAAGCGGCTCAATACTTGCAAGCTTGGCGAGAAGCTGTTTCGAATGGAGATGAACCGGTTAGGATCGATAAGGCACCCGAATTTGACACCCCTTTTGGGGTTTTGTGTTGTGGAAGAGGAAAAGCTTTTGGTTTATAAGTATATGTCTAATGGGACTTTGTCTTCTTTGTTACATGGAAATGATGAGATATTGGATTGGCCAACTAGGTTTAGGATTGGTCTGGGTGCAGCTAGAGGTCTTGCTTGGCTTCACCATGGATGCCAACCTCCGTTTATGCATCAAAACATTTGTTCTAGTGTAATTCTTGTGGATGAAGACTATGATGCTAGGATCATGGATTTTGGATTGGCAAAGTTGATGGCTTCAGATTCTCATGACAGTAGTTTTGTTAATGGAGATTTAGGGGAACTTGGTTATGTCGCTCCCGAATACCCGAGCACCATGATTGCTTCTCTGAAGGGGGATGTTTATGGATTTGGGGTTGTGCTTTTGGAGTTGATCACTGGCCAAAAACCTCTAGAAGTCACCAAAGCAGAGGAAGGCTATAAGGGTAACTTGGTGGATTGGGTTAATCAGCTAAGTATGTCGGGTCGAATTAAGGATGTTATTGATAAAGATCTTTGTGGGAAAGGGAACGATGAAGAGATCTTACAATTTCTGAAAATTACAATGAACTGCATTGTTTCTCGGCCGAAGGACAGGTGGTCTATGTATCAGGTTTATCAGTCAATGAGAGCCATGGCTAAAGACTACAGTTTCCCTGAACCAGATGATGAATTCCCACTTTTACTCGGCAAGGGAGATAATGAACCAATGTAG